A single Triticum dicoccoides isolate Atlit2015 ecotype Zavitan chromosome 2A, WEW_v2.0, whole genome shotgun sequence DNA region contains:
- the LOC119352515 gene encoding probable isoaspartyl peptidase/L-asparaginase 2 isoform X2 yields MARWAIAIHGGAGVDPNLPVHRQEEAERVLARCLQVGVDMLRSGAAALDVVDAVVRELETDPCFNSGRGSALTRAGTVEMEASIMDGHGRRCGAVSGVSTVRNPVSLARRVMDKSPHSYLAFNGAEDFAREQVMRLVDNSYFITEENVGMLKLAKESNSILFDYRIPLAEAAASESHTNGGMVMNGLPISIYAPETVGCAVVDSSGHTAAATSTGGLMNKMTGRIGDSPLIGAGTYACGHCAVSCTGEGEAIIRSTLARDVAAVMEYKGLPLQEAVDFCVKERLDEGFAGLIAVSGTGEVAYGFNCTGMFRGCATEDGFMEVGTWE; encoded by the exons ATGGCGCGCTGGGCCATTGCCATCCACGGCGGCGCGGGCGTGGACCCGAACCTGCCGGTCCACAGGCAGGAGGAGGCGGAGCGGGTGCTGGCGCGGTGCCTGCAGGTTGGCGTGGACATGCTCCGGTCCGGCGCCGCCGCGCTGGACGTCGTGGAT GCCGTGGTGCGCGAGCTCGAGACGGACCCCTGCTTCAACTCCGGCCGCGGCTCCGCGCTCACCCGCGCCGGCACCGTCGAGATGGAGGCCAGCATCATGGACGGCCACGGCCGCCGCTGCGGCGCCGTGTCGGGCGTCTCCACCGTCCGCAACCCCGTCTCCCTCGCCCGCCGTGTCATGGACAAGTCCCCACACTCCTACCTCGCCTTCAACGGCGCCGAGGATTTTGCCCGCGAGCAGGTAATGAGATTA GTGGACAATAGCTACTTCATCACGGAGGAGAACGTGGGCATGCTCAAGCTCGCCAAGGAGTCCAACAGCATCCTCTTCGACTACCGCATCCCACTCGCCGAGGCCGCAGCGTCGGAGAGCCACACTAACGGCGGCATGGTGATGAACGGGCTGCCCATCAGCATCTACGCGCCAGAGACGGTGGGGTGCGCGGTGGTGGACTCGAGCGGCCACACGGCGGCGGCCACGTCCACGGGTGGGCTCATGAACAAGATGACGGGCCGCATCGGCGACTCGCCGCTCATCGGCGCCGGCACCTACGCGTGCGGCCACTGCGCCGTGTCGTGCACGGGCGAGGGCGAGGCCATCATCCGCTCCACGCTGGCGCGCGACGTGGCGGCCGTCATGGAGTACAAGGGCCTGCCTCTCCAGGAGGCCGTGGACTTCTGCGTCAAGGAGCGGCTCGACGAGGGTTTCGCGGGCCTCATCGCAGTCTCCGGCACCGGCGAGGTGGCCTACGGTTTCAACTGCACCGGCATGTTCCGGGGCTGCGCCACCGAGGACGGATTCATGGAGGTCGGCACCTGGGAGTGA
- the LOC119352515 gene encoding probable isoaspartyl peptidase/L-asparaginase 2 isoform X1 codes for MARWAIAIHGGAGVDPNLPVHRQEEAERVLARCLQVGVDMLRSGAAALDVVDAVVRELETDPCFNSGRGSALTRAGTVEMEASIMDGHGRRCGAVSGVSTVRNPVSLARRVMDKSPHSYLAFNGAEDFAREPGLIEFFSVDNSYFITEENVGMLKLAKESNSILFDYRIPLAEAAASESHTNGGMVMNGLPISIYAPETVGCAVVDSSGHTAAATSTGGLMNKMTGRIGDSPLIGAGTYACGHCAVSCTGEGEAIIRSTLARDVAAVMEYKGLPLQEAVDFCVKERLDEGFAGLIAVSGTGEVAYGFNCTGMFRGCATEDGFMEVGTWE; via the exons ATGGCGCGCTGGGCCATTGCCATCCACGGCGGCGCGGGCGTGGACCCGAACCTGCCGGTCCACAGGCAGGAGGAGGCGGAGCGGGTGCTGGCGCGGTGCCTGCAGGTTGGCGTGGACATGCTCCGGTCCGGCGCCGCCGCGCTGGACGTCGTGGAT GCCGTGGTGCGCGAGCTCGAGACGGACCCCTGCTTCAACTCCGGCCGCGGCTCCGCGCTCACCCGCGCCGGCACCGTCGAGATGGAGGCCAGCATCATGGACGGCCACGGCCGCCGCTGCGGCGCCGTGTCGGGCGTCTCCACCGTCCGCAACCCCGTCTCCCTCGCCCGCCGTGTCATGGACAAGTCCCCACACTCCTACCTCGCCTTCAACGGCGCCGAGGATTTTGCCCGCGA acctggtctcatagaatttttttccGTGGACAATAGCTACTTCATCACGGAGGAGAACGTGGGCATGCTCAAGCTCGCCAAGGAGTCCAACAGCATCCTCTTCGACTACCGCATCCCACTCGCCGAGGCCGCAGCGTCGGAGAGCCACACTAACGGCGGCATGGTGATGAACGGGCTGCCCATCAGCATCTACGCGCCAGAGACGGTGGGGTGCGCGGTGGTGGACTCGAGCGGCCACACGGCGGCGGCCACGTCCACGGGTGGGCTCATGAACAAGATGACGGGCCGCATCGGCGACTCGCCGCTCATCGGCGCCGGCACCTACGCGTGCGGCCACTGCGCCGTGTCGTGCACGGGCGAGGGCGAGGCCATCATCCGCTCCACGCTGGCGCGCGACGTGGCGGCCGTCATGGAGTACAAGGGCCTGCCTCTCCAGGAGGCCGTGGACTTCTGCGTCAAGGAGCGGCTCGACGAGGGTTTCGCGGGCCTCATCGCAGTCTCCGGCACCGGCGAGGTGGCCTACGGTTTCAACTGCACCGGCATGTTCCGGGGCTGCGCCACCGAGGACGGATTCATGGAGGTCGGCACCTGGGAGTGA
- the LOC119352517 gene encoding uncharacterized protein LOC119352517 has product MEGPFRLLLLALLLPAAAATALLGRSRASRPCWPPRSPASVQRASPPCSAVNRWWPPSTSGAASAAEPKLVAAGLNATDFLMVYTSCGGLLRPGRAQLAACQGPAPPATLARTLPHAAATT; this is encoded by the exons ATGGAGGggcccttccgcctcctcctcctggccttgCTGCTCCCGGCCGCCGCCGCTACTGCACTTTTGGGCCGCAGCCGTGCGAGCCGACCCTGCTGGCCACCGAGGTCTCCCGCTTCTGTGCAACGAGCATCCCCTCCGTGCAGTGCTGTGAACCGCTGGTGGCCGCCGTCGACCTCGGGGGCTGCCTCTGCCGCCGAGCCCAAGTTGGTCGCGGCCGGACTCAACGCCACGGACTTCCTCATGGTCTACACCTCCTGCGGCGGACTGCTGCGTCCCGGACGCGCCCAACTCGCCGCCTGCCAAG GACCCGCTCCCCCTGCCACCCTCGCCCGGACCTTGCCGCACGCAGCAGCCACCACGTAA